Sequence from the Nitrospirota bacterium genome:
ATCGTGCAAACGCGTTTGGACTGCGACTCGCGATTCCAGCGGGAACCGCCGTGCGTTTCGAACCCGGCGACGAAAAAGATATCGAGTTGATCCCCTTCGAGGGTCGTCGAAGACTCCGTGGGTTCAACGGCCTGACGGAAGGCGCCTCCAAAGCACGGGCGATGGCCCGCGCGAGGAAGCGGGGGTTCATCGCATGAGAATCTCCCGAGGACGGTTCGCCGCCATGTACGGTCCCACCGTGGGTGACCGAATTCGTCTCGGCGACACGGACCTCTGGATCGCCATCGAGCGGGATCTTACCCGTCCGGGTGAGGAGGCCAAGTTTGGAGGCGGGAAGGTCGTGCGTGACGGCATGGGTCAGTCCGCGGTAGCCACGCGGAAGGGCGGCGCTCCAGACCACGTTATTACGAACGTCGTCATCTTGGATCATTCGGGGATCGTCAAGGCCGATGTCGGAATTCGTGGCGGGATCATCGTGGCCATCGGGAAGGCCGGGAACCCGGATACCATGGACGGCGTTCATCCGGCCCTGGTGATCGGCGCATCGACCGAGGTGACCAATGGAGACGGAATGATCCTGACCGCGGGGGGAATTGACACGCACATCCACTTCATCTGTCCGCAGCTTGTGGAGACCGCTCTCGATGCCGGACTGACGACGCTCATCGGCGGGGGCACGGGTCCGGCCACGGGTACCCGCGCCACAACCTGTTCGCCCGGCGAGTGGAACATCGCCAAGATGATCGAATCCGTGGAAGGGATGCCGATGAACTTCGGGTTTCTCGGCAAAGGCAACGCTTCCGGAAAAGAACCGCTGCGGGAACAGATCTTGGGCGGCGCCATCGGACTGAAGCTGCATGAGGATTGGGGGACGACGCCGCAGGCCATCGATACCTGCCTTTCCGTGGCCGACGAAATGGACGTTCAGGTTGCCATTCATACGGACACCCTGAACGAATCGGGGTTCGTCGAGGATACGATCGCGGCGTTCAAGGGACGCACGATCCACACGTATCACACGGAAGGGGCAGGGGGAGGGCACGCGCCGGACATCCTCAAGGTCTGCGGGGAGAAAAACGTGCTCCCTTCATCCACCAATCCAACGCGCCCGCTTACGGTGAACACCATCGCCGAACATCGGGACATGCTGATGGTCTGCCACCACCTCGATCCGAATCTCCCCGAAGACATCGCCTTCGCCGATTCCCGGATCCGCGAGGAAACCATCGCCGCCGAGGATATCCTGCACGATCTCGGGGCGATCAGCATGATGTCGTCCGACTCGCAGGCCATGGGGCGCGTCGGCGAAGTGATCACCCGCACGTGGCAGACCGCGCACAAGATGAAAGTCCAGCGCGGAAATCTTCCGCAAGACAAAGCGGAGAACGATAACTTCCGAGTCCGTCGATACGTGGCCAAGTATACGATCAATCCCGCCATCGCCCACGGGATCGACCGGTACGTGGGTAGTGTGGGGGTGGGAAAATGGGCGGACCTTGTGCTATGGAAGCCGGCCTTCTTCGGGATTAAACCGGAATTGGTGTTCAAGGGGGGATTCATTGCGTGGTGTCAGATGGGAGATTCCAACGCCTCCATTCCGACTCCGGAACCCGTCTGGGGAAGACCGATGTTCGGCGGATTTGGGCTGGCCTCTCCACGATCCTCCATCATGTTTCTTTCCAAGCAGGCTTGGAAACGGGGTCTCCACAGGAAGTTGAGACTCGAAAAAACCGTGCGACCCATCGGGTCGGTCCGGAAACTCACCAAGAAATCCATGGTGCTGAACGACGTGCTTCCCAAGATGGAGATAAACCCCGAAACGTATGAAGTCCGTGCCGACGGCGAACACCTGACGTGCGAGCCTGCCGCGAGTCTTCCCCTGGCGCAGCGCTATTTCCTTTTCTGATCACGCATGGAGCCTCTCGATCGGGTGGCCCTCCTTCAGCTCCTGCGGCTGTCCGACTCGGCGCTCCCCGTGGGCGCCTTCGCGCATTCCTTCGGGATCGAAACGCTCATCGCCAGAGGTCTGCTTCGAAATGCCCCGGCGTTGGACAGCCTGCTCAGGGCCGAACTCCGTCTGCGCCTCCTCCGGGGGGATCTAGGCCTGCTCCGCCGGTCCTTCGAATCGGCGAAGGAGGGGCGGGTCAAGGAGCTGATCGCCGTGGATCATGAGATTTCTGCGCGGCAGGTTCCAACCGAGGTTCGTCGAGCCAACGGCCAAATGGGCCGGGCCTTGCTGGCACTCGTCCGGGATTCTTCCGGTGGGTCGGTGGCCGGCGAACTTTCAGACAGTGTGGACCAGCGGCTCATGGACGGCCAGTGGATCGTCGTGTTCGCCGCCTCCGCTGCGCTATTTGGGCTGCCGTTCGATGCCACCGCGGCTGCCTACGTTTACAGCCACATGGCGGCCCGAATCTCGTGCGCCGTCCGCTTGATTCCGCTGGGCCAGACCGAGGGGCAAATCGTTCTTTCCAATGTGCTCCGGACTTTCGCGACGCTTCCCCTTCCGACCGCTGAAGATGAAATCTCCGATTTTCCGGGCGCGATGGACATCCGAGCGATGGAGCATGAACGACTCGATATGAGAATCTTCAGGAGTTGATGGTGACGCATTCCCATTCACCCGTACGGCGATTGGGGATCGGCGGCCCGGTGGGCGCGGGAAAAACCGCCCTGACGCTTCAAATCTGCAAGGCCGTCAGGGACCAGCTCAGCCTCGCGGTCATCACGAACGATCTGTATACGCGGGAGGACCAGGAGTTCCTCGTGCGAAACAATGCCCTCTCGGCCGATCGCATCATCGGCGTCGAAACCGGCGGCTGCCCCCATAGCGCCGTGAGGGAGGATGTTTCTCCGAACATGGATGCCGTTCACGAATTGCTCCACCGCCACTCGAAACTGGACCTGATTCTGATCGAGAGCGGGGGAGACAACTTGGCCGCGACATTTTCACCGGAACTGGTGGATGGATTCATCTACGTGATCGACGTGGCGGAGGGTGACAAAATTCCGAGGAAAAAGGGTCCCGGCGTCGTCCTCTGCGATCTGTTGATCATCAACAAAATCGATCTCGCGCCGTACGTCCGAGCGGACTTGGAGGTCATGCGGCGAGATTCCGAGGCCGTGCGGAAGGGCCGTCCCTTCATCTTTACGAACCTCATGACGGGTGAGCACATGGATCGGGTGCTCGAATGGTTGATGCACTGGCTCAAAACGCTGCCGGCTCAACGCCCCTGGGCAATGGACGAAGCGCACGCGCATGAAGGCCGTTCTCACCGCCACGTTTGAGGCCGGACTCGATGGGAAAACGATCCCGAAGATCCGCCAAGAACCTCCGCTAACGGCCAACTGGACCGACGGTCCGAACGGCTGCATCCTCTACACCTCCAATCAGGCGGGAGTCCTGCTTGGGGGTGACGAGCACACATACAACTATCGAGTCCACCCTGGAGCGCATGCCGTCATCACCGGCGTGTCGGCCTCCAAGTACGGATCGCAACGACAGGCTGCCGCCAGCGAGCAGACGCTGTTGCGTGTTGATGACGGTGGGATCCTGGAATGGATCCCGGAACCCCAAATCGTCTTTGCGGGGGCCAATACACGACAAGACGTGAAGGTGGAGATCGCTCCTTCATCCCGCCTCATCTTCTTTGCGCTTCATTCGGTGGGCCGGGTCGCTTCAGGGGAACGGCATCGCTACGAACGGTGGCAACAGAGGGTCGTGATCCTGCGCGGCGACGAACCGCTCCTGATCGAGACCTGGGATGTTCGGCCGCGGGAAGCCGGCGCGGAAATCGAAACTCTCATGGAAGGGTATTCCTATGCAGGTCTGGGATTCGTCGCCGACGGACAAGGTGAGACGCTACCCCTGCTGGCGCGATCGCTCGGTCCGGTCCTTGGGGAGGGTGACGGTGGCGATGTGCGACCGCCTTGGATTGGGGGCGTTTCGACGGCCCGAACCGGCGATCTCGTCATCCGGTGGTTGTGTGACTCCGCTGCCGACAGTCGCCGCCTCATGATGGAAACCTGGTCCATCGCCCGCCGGGCGCTCCTGGGCCTGGACCCTCCCGAGCTGGGCAAGTTCTGACGCCGCGTCTACGCCGCCGCGAGTTTCCAGATCATGCCGAGGGCCGAGGAGACGGCGAGTGTGGGGATCATCGGACTTCGGAACCGTACCAGCGAGGTGAAAGCCGCGATGGCCAGAAAAATCCCAGCGGCGTCCGGACGATCCAATGAGGGGAAGAGCGTATGGCGGGCGAAAAAAACGGCCAGGCTGAGGATCACCCCGACGACAGCCGCCGTCACAAATGTGAGGGCGGAATGCAACCACCTTACCCCTCTCAGCTCCTCGATGTAATGGGCACCGAGAAAAATCCACAGGAACGAAGGGAGGAATGTGACCCACGTGGTGAGCAGCCCCCCAAGCACTCCGGCCAGTGAAGGGGGGAGATGTCCGGGATAGTTCCACGCCGCCAGGAAGCCCACGAACTGCGTCACCATGATGAGAGGACCCGGCGTACTCTCAGCGAGGCCGAGACCGTCGATCATCTGTGCCGGCTCAAGCCACGCGTAGTGTTCCACAGCCATCCGCGAGATGTACGAGAGCACCGCGTATGCGCCGCCGAACGTGACCATCGCGGCCTTGCTGAAGAAGATTCCGATATTGAGGAAGACGTCGGAGGCGGGCGAAATCGCCCAAACGGCCGCGAGCGGCGCCATCCAGAGCAGGAGGCAGATGACCGGTGCCAGGAGGGACTCCCACGTGGATCGCTTAGGGAGATGAGTTTCTGCCGCGGGGTCGGCTCCCGAACCTGCGTGGCCGACCGGCGGTTGAATCCGCAATCCGAATCCGGTTCGATCGGCAAGGATTCCGAGAGCGGCGGCGCCGAGAATTAGGAGCGGGAAGGGAACGTGGAGGAAGTGGAGCGACAGGAAGGAGACGCCCGCCACCGCCCAAAGATATCGTCGAACGAGGGCGCGCCGCCCGATCCGAAGCACCGCCTCCGCCACCACCGCCACCACCGCGGGTTTGAGTCCGTAGAAAAAGGCCGCCACCCATCCGACGGCGCCCCAGGTCGTATAGACCCAACTCAGGGCCAGAAGAACGAACACGGACGGAAGAACGAAGAACGCCCCCGCCACCACGCCGCCTTTGTATCCGTGGAGTAGCCAACCGATGTAGATCGCCAGTTGCTGCGCTTCGGGACCGGGTAGAAGCATGCAGTAGTTCAGGGCATGGAGAAAGCGATCCTCCGTGATCCATCGCCGCTGGATGACCAGATCGCGGTGCATCATCGCAATCTGCCCTGCCGGCCCGCCGAAATTCACAAATCCCAATCTCAGCCAGTATCGAAACGCTTCGCGGAATGGAATCGAGTCGGGACCTTCCTTTGGGGAGATCATGTTTGGATGACCGGAAACGTATTCGCCTTTTCGCGATCGTGCAAGTCTCTTCATGCTCCCGCATTCGTCAGCAGTGACGTGTTTGCATCATGGCATGACATCGATACGTAAGGGCGATAGAATTCGGGAATGCGAAAAACATTGATCCTTGCGGGCGATGTGGCCGCCAAGCTTCACCGGATTCAGAAATCCCGCAAGGCGAGCTTCAAGGACGTGGTGAACGAAGTTCTTCGAGAGGGGCTGAAGCATTTGTCCGAGCCGAAGCTGAACCGAATTCCTTATCGGACAGAATCCGCTTCGCTCGTCCGATGCTTGATCGAAGGCATCGACGATGTGTCGGAGGCGATTGCTGCTGCGGAAGGCAACGCCTCCAGGTGATTTTCAACGACTTGACGCTTTGCTCCACCGACGGCGATTTCGCTCGTTTCCGCGGCCTCCGCTGGCAGAATCCTCTGGCCTGAATCACGCACGGAGCCTGAAGCACTTCAATTCTGTCGGAGGGACAGTCCTTTCGTCCCAACTCGGCAGGATCTTGAAACCGGTGATGCCGACGTAGACCTCGCGGCCGGTTTCGAACCCGCTCGCCACCGAGATCCCCTCGGGAACGTGAGCGATGACCCGCTTTCCGTCACCGACATCCAATACCAACTCGATCACCGGCCCTCTGAAACGTGCGCTCTCGATTTGCGCCGGCACTTGCATGGTTTCCTGGCGGGAGGTGACGTACACGTCGTGCGGCCTGAAGAAAACCCGCACCTTGCCGCCGGGAGGGAATCCGTTGGCGCTGAACTCGAATCCGCCCCAATGCGCGAGACCGGGCTCGACCACGTCCGCTTCCATGAAATTCGATTCGCCGACGAACTCCGCCACGAAGTTGGTTGCGGGATGATCGAAAATCTCCCGCGGTGTGCCGTCCTGCTCGATGCGGCCGTGGTTCATCACGATGATGCGGTCGGCCACTTCCAGCGCTTCGTGCTGATCATGGGTGACGAACAGCGTCGTCGTCCGCGTTTTCTCGTGCAGCCGCCTGATCCATTCGCGAAGCTCCTCCCGCACTTTCGCGTCCAGCGCCCCGAATGGTTCGTCCAGCAGGAGCACGGCCGGACTCGGGGCGAGCGCCCGGGCAACCGCTACGCGCTGCCGTTGGCCCCCCGAGAGTTGTGACGGGAACCGGCGCTCCAGTCCTTTGAGCTGAACGAGTTCGAGGAGTTCGGTAACGCGCTGCTCGATCTCAGTCCGCCTCGCCTTTCTCACCTTGAGGCCGAAGGCGACGTTGTCCCACACCCGCATGTGCCCGAAAAGGGCGTAGTGCTGGAAGACGAACCCGACGTTGCGTTCCCGGGCCGAAAGGCCGGTGGCCTCTTTCCCGGTGAGGAGAACGTCGCCGCCGTCCGGTATCTCCAACCCGGCGACGATTCTGAGAAGCGTGCTTTTCCCGGAACCGCTGGGACCGAGGATGGCGACCAGGCTCCCGGTTTCCACTTGGATGCTCACGTCGTTCACGGCCGTAAAGCCGTTGAATCGCTTGGTGAGGCGTCTGATTTCGATGCTCACTGGATGTCCTCCCTTGTCTTCCATTCCATGATGCTTCTCACGGCCAGCGTCACCAGGGCGAGAAGGGTGAGCAGCGAAGCCACGGCGAACGCAGCAGTGAGGTGATATTCGTTGTAAAGAATTTCGACGTGCAGGGGGACCGTGTTGGTCAGCCCCCTCACGTGGCCGGATACGACCGAGACCGCGCCGAACTCGCCCATCGCTCTCGCGTTGCAGAGGATTACGCCGTAGAGGAGACCCCACTTGACGCTTGGGAGCGTGACGCTCCGAAACGTCTGCCATCCGTTTGCGCCGAGGACGGCGGCCGCCTCTTCCTGCTCCTTGCCTTGCTCTTGCATGACGGGGATCAGTTCGCGCGCGACGAAGGGGAACGTGACGAAGATCGTGGCGAGGATGATCCCCGGCGTGGCGAAGATGATTCGGAGGTTGTGTTCCACCAGCCAGGGGCCCAGCCAACCCTGGAGACCGAACAGGAGGACGTAGACGAGACCGGACACGACAGGCGAAACGGAAAAGGGCAGGTCGATCAGCGTTACGAGCGTCTGTTTCCCACGGAACTCGAACTTGGCAATGGCCCACGCCGCCGCCAATCCGAAGAGCGTGTTGAGTGGCACCACGATGGCCGCCGTGAGGAGAGTCAGCCGAATGGCGTCCAGAGTCATCGGCTCCCGGATGGCGGCCCAATACATCGCAAGGCCCTTTTGGAACGCCTGAGTGAACACCGCAACGAGCGGGGTAAAAATGAACAGGCCGAGAAAGACCAGCGCCGTGCCGATCAGGAGCCTGCGGACCCACGCGGGCTCGGCGTCCATCTTTCGTGCAACGTCGGATCTCATCGCCTGGCGCTCCGTGCCTGAAGAATGTTCACGGCGAAGAACAGGAGAAACGAAGCGATGAGCATCGCCACGGCCACGGCGGTCGCCCCGGCATAGTCGTACTGCTCGAGCTTCGTGATGATGAGCAGCGGCGCGATCTCGGTCTTCATCGGCATGTTCCCGGCGATGAAAACAACCGATCCGTACTCGCCCACGGCACGTGCGAAGGCCAGGACGAAGCCGGTGAGGAGCGCGGGAGCCAGTCCCGGTAGGATCACGCGGAGGAACGTCTGGAAGCGGCCGGCGCCCAGGCAGGCCGCCGCCTCTTCGACATCCGGATCGAACGCTTCCAGGACCGGTTGCACGGTCCGAATTACAAACGGCATCCCGATGAAAACGAGCGCCACCACCACGCCCAGCGGCGTGTACGCCACGCGAATCCCGAGCGAGGCCAGCGGGGCTCCGAGCCATCCGGTCGGCGCAAACAGGAAGGTGAGGGTGATCCCGGCGACGGCGGTCGGGAGCGCGAACGGGAGGTCTACGAACGCATCCACAAACCGCCGTCCTGGAAACCGATAGCGCGCCAGCACCCATGCTGTCAGCAACCCGAAGGGGAGGTTGATCACAGCGGCGACGAGCGAGGCTCCGAAGCTGAGACGATACGAGGCCAGTACGCGCGGCGACGTGACGATTCCCAGGAAATCGGGCCAGGCGAGCGTGGCCGCTTTCAGAAACGTTGCCGAGAGCGGGATCAACACGATGAGCGTGAGATACGTCAGCGTGAATCCCAGCGTGAGTCTGAACCCGGGGAGGACGCGGCGGCGAGGCCGGGCAAATCCCCCCCACCCCCCTGAGGAGGGGGGAGGGGGGGCACTGAGGGGAGGATTCGTCACCATTCATCTCCCCGGCTGATAGATCTGATCGAAGATGCCGCCGTCGCTGAAATGCGTTTTCTGGGCCTTCTGCCAGCCGCCAAACACCTCATCGATGGTGAAGAGGTTCAGTTTGGGAAAGCGGTCGGCGGTTGCGGCGGCCACGGTGGGATCGCCCGGCCGGTAGAAGTTCCGGGCGGCAATCTCCTGGCCTTCCGGCGAGTAGAGGTACTCGAGATACGCCTGGGCCACGGCCCGCGTCCCGTGCCGGTTGACGACCTTGTCCACGAGACTCACCGTCGGCTCCGCGAGAATGCTGATGGAAGGGACGACGAGATCATATTCACCGGGGTTCAACTTCCGCGTAATCAGCAGGAGTTCGTTCTCCCAATTGATCAGCACGTCGCCGATGCGGCGTTCGACGAACGTGGTCGTCGCGCCGCGGGCGCCGGAGTCGAGGACCGGCACGCGCTTGTAGAGCGCGGTCACATAGTCCTTGGCCCTGAGCTGATCGCCGCCGCTTTTCCGCAGGGCATAGCCCCACGCCGCCAGGTAGTTCCAGCGCGCGACGCCGGATGTCTTGGGATTGGGCGTGATGACCGAAACGCCCGGCTTCAGCAGGTCTTCCCAATCCTTGATGCCCTTCGGATTGCCCTTGCGCACGAGGAAGGCCAGCGTCGAGGTGTACGGCGAGCTGTTGCGCGGGAGGCGCTTCTGCCAGTCCTTTGGAAGGAGGCCGGCCTTCTCGTTGATGGCGTCCACGTCGTACGCCAGCGCGAGCGTTACGACGTCCGCCTCCAGCCCGTCGATCACGGAGCGGGCCTGTTTGCTGGAGCCGCCGTGGGATTGATTGACGACGACGTCCTGTCCCGTCTTTGCTTTCCAGAACTTCGCGAACGCCGCGTTGAAATCCTGGTAGAGTTCGCGCGTCGGATCGTACGAGACGTTGAGGAGCGTGATGGGGCCTTTGGCGAAGGCCGCGGGCGCTCCGGGAATGTCGAGAACGGCGATCAGGGTGATCGCGGCGATCGTTCGAGTGATGCTGTGAATAAACATGGAAGTTTCTCCTTTGTGTCTTGTTTTCAAAACGCGACTTGGAAGCGGTTGAGAACGACTTTCTCGCTCTCACGGTCTTTTCGGTCCTTCGCGCCTCCCGTAAATCTCGTCTGTTCGTAGTCGAAGACGAGCTTGATGTTCTTGTTCAGATGCCAGTTGAGACCGCCGGCCAGCGCGATGGCGCTCCGGGCCGATTTGGCAGGATCGGCAAAGTCCGGAAAGGCCGCCTGGTCCACCCGCAGGAAGTGGTACCGCGCGGCCAGTTCGAGCGCTCCCCACCCGCCGCCCGGCGGATCGAACGGGCGTTTGATCTTGGGCGCCTTGAAACCTGCGTCCTCTCCCGTGAGGAATAACGTGGCGGCCGCTTGGAACGCATCGTTCTTCAACGTCACGTGCGTTTCCGCCTTCTTGACCTCCTGCGAGGATCGGGCGTATTCCGTCGCGAGGCTGAGTGACCTCCAGTAATAGTAGGCCTGTGGTTCCAGACGCGAGCGGGTTCCGCCGGCCAGCACCTCGGAGCCGTAGCTGAAGAAGGTTGCCTGGCCGGGCGTTTTGTAAGTGGGCAG
This genomic interval carries:
- a CDS encoding urease subunit beta; the encoded protein is MVPGEIIPQSGEIELHQGRTTTKMRVANTGDRPIQVGSHFHFFEVNRALKFDRANAFGLRLAIPAGTAVRFEPGDEKDIELIPFEGRRRLRGFNGLTEGASKARAMARARKRGFIA
- the ureG gene encoding urease accessory protein UreG — encoded protein: MVTHSHSPVRRLGIGGPVGAGKTALTLQICKAVRDQLSLAVITNDLYTREDQEFLVRNNALSADRIIGVETGGCPHSAVREDVSPNMDAVHELLHRHSKLDLILIESGGDNLAATFSPELVDGFIYVIDVAEGDKIPRKKGPGVVLCDLLIINKIDLAPYVRADLEVMRRDSEAVRKGRPFIFTNLMTGEHMDRVLEWLMHWLKTLPAQRPWAMDEAHAHEGRSHRHV
- the cysT gene encoding sulfate ABC transporter permease subunit CysT, which translates into the protein MVTNPPLSAPPPPSSGGWGGFARPRRRVLPGFRLTLGFTLTYLTLIVLIPLSATFLKAATLAWPDFLGIVTSPRVLASYRLSFGASLVAAVINLPFGLLTAWVLARYRFPGRRFVDAFVDLPFALPTAVAGITLTFLFAPTGWLGAPLASLGIRVAYTPLGVVVALVFIGMPFVIRTVQPVLEAFDPDVEEAAACLGAGRFQTFLRVILPGLAPALLTGFVLAFARAVGEYGSVVFIAGNMPMKTEIAPLLIITKLEQYDYAGATAVAVAMLIASFLLFFAVNILQARSARR
- a CDS encoding sulfate ABC transporter substrate-binding protein: MFIHSITRTIAAITLIAVLDIPGAPAAFAKGPITLLNVSYDPTRELYQDFNAAFAKFWKAKTGQDVVVNQSHGGSSKQARSVIDGLEADVVTLALAYDVDAINEKAGLLPKDWQKRLPRNSSPYTSTLAFLVRKGNPKGIKDWEDLLKPGVSVITPNPKTSGVARWNYLAAWGYALRKSGGDQLRAKDYVTALYKRVPVLDSGARGATTTFVERRIGDVLINWENELLLITRKLNPGEYDLVVPSISILAEPTVSLVDKVVNRHGTRAVAQAYLEYLYSPEGQEIAARNFYRPGDPTVAAATADRFPKLNLFTIDEVFGGWQKAQKTHFSDGGIFDQIYQPGR
- the chrA gene encoding chromate efflux transporter, with product MISPKEGPDSIPFREAFRYWLRLGFVNFGGPAGQIAMMHRDLVIQRRWITEDRFLHALNYCMLLPGPEAQQLAIYIGWLLHGYKGGVVAGAFFVLPSVFVLLALSWVYTTWGAVGWVAAFFYGLKPAVVAVVAEAVLRIGRRALVRRYLWAVAGVSFLSLHFLHVPFPLLILGAAALGILADRTGFGLRIQPPVGHAGSGADPAAETHLPKRSTWESLLAPVICLLLWMAPLAAVWAISPASDVFLNIGIFFSKAAMVTFGGAYAVLSYISRMAVEHYAWLEPAQMIDGLGLAESTPGPLIMVTQFVGFLAAWNYPGHLPPSLAGVLGGLLTTWVTFLPSFLWIFLGAHYIEELRGVRWLHSALTFVTAAVVGVILSLAVFFARHTLFPSLDRPDAAGIFLAIAAFTSLVRFRSPMIPTLAVSSALGMIWKLAAA
- a CDS encoding urease accessory protein UreD; the protein is MKAVLTATFEAGLDGKTIPKIRQEPPLTANWTDGPNGCILYTSNQAGVLLGGDEHTYNYRVHPGAHAVITGVSASKYGSQRQAAASEQTLLRVDDGGILEWIPEPQIVFAGANTRQDVKVEIAPSSRLIFFALHSVGRVASGERHRYERWQQRVVILRGDEPLLIETWDVRPREAGAEIETLMEGYSYAGLGFVADGQGETLPLLARSLGPVLGEGDGGDVRPPWIGGVSTARTGDLVIRWLCDSAADSRRLMMETWSIARRALLGLDPPELGKF
- the cysW gene encoding sulfate ABC transporter permease subunit CysW; this translates as MRSDVARKMDAEPAWVRRLLIGTALVFLGLFIFTPLVAVFTQAFQKGLAMYWAAIREPMTLDAIRLTLLTAAIVVPLNTLFGLAAAWAIAKFEFRGKQTLVTLIDLPFSVSPVVSGLVYVLLFGLQGWLGPWLVEHNLRIIFATPGIILATIFVTFPFVARELIPVMQEQGKEQEEAAAVLGANGWQTFRSVTLPSVKWGLLYGVILCNARAMGEFGAVSVVSGHVRGLTNTVPLHVEILYNEYHLTAAFAVASLLTLLALVTLAVRSIMEWKTREDIQ
- the ureC gene encoding urease subunit alpha encodes the protein MRISRGRFAAMYGPTVGDRIRLGDTDLWIAIERDLTRPGEEAKFGGGKVVRDGMGQSAVATRKGGAPDHVITNVVILDHSGIVKADVGIRGGIIVAIGKAGNPDTMDGVHPALVIGASTEVTNGDGMILTAGGIDTHIHFICPQLVETALDAGLTTLIGGGTGPATGTRATTCSPGEWNIAKMIESVEGMPMNFGFLGKGNASGKEPLREQILGGAIGLKLHEDWGTTPQAIDTCLSVADEMDVQVAIHTDTLNESGFVEDTIAAFKGRTIHTYHTEGAGGGHAPDILKVCGEKNVLPSSTNPTRPLTVNTIAEHRDMLMVCHHLDPNLPEDIAFADSRIREETIAAEDILHDLGAISMMSSDSQAMGRVGEVITRTWQTAHKMKVQRGNLPQDKAENDNFRVRRYVAKYTINPAIAHGIDRYVGSVGVGKWADLVLWKPAFFGIKPELVFKGGFIAWCQMGDSNASIPTPEPVWGRPMFGGFGLASPRSSIMFLSKQAWKRGLHRKLRLEKTVRPIGSVRKLTKKSMVLNDVLPKMEINPETYEVRADGEHLTCEPAASLPLAQRYFLF
- a CDS encoding ABC transporter ATP-binding protein, coding for MSIEIRRLTKRFNGFTAVNDVSIQVETGSLVAILGPSGSGKSTLLRIVAGLEIPDGGDVLLTGKEATGLSARERNVGFVFQHYALFGHMRVWDNVAFGLKVRKARRTEIEQRVTELLELVQLKGLERRFPSQLSGGQRQRVAVARALAPSPAVLLLDEPFGALDAKVREELREWIRRLHEKTRTTTLFVTHDQHEALEVADRIIVMNHGRIEQDGTPREIFDHPATNFVAEFVGESNFMEADVVEPGLAHWGGFEFSANGFPPGGKVRVFFRPHDVYVTSRQETMQVPAQIESARFRGPVIELVLDVGDGKRVIAHVPEGISVASGFETGREVYVGITGFKILPSWDERTVPPTELKCFRLRA